A region from the Eulemur rufifrons isolate Redbay chromosome 21, OSU_ERuf_1, whole genome shotgun sequence genome encodes:
- the TRPV4 gene encoding transient receptor potential cation channel subfamily V member 4 isoform X4: MADPSEGPHAGPGEAAEPPGDESSTAGGEAFPLSSLANLFEGEDGSPSPPADAGRPTGPGDGRPNLRMKFQGAFRKGVPNPIDLLESTLYESSVVPGPKKAPMDSLFDYGTYRHHPSDNKRWRRKVIEKQPQSPKAPAPQPPPILKVFNRPILFDIVSRGSTADLDGLLPFLLTHKKRLTDEEFREPSTGKTCLPKALLNLSSGRNDTIPVLLDIAERTGNMREFINSPFRDIYYRGQTALHIAIERRCKHYVELLVAQGADVHAQARGRFFQPKDEGGYFYFGELPLSLAACTNQPHIVNYLTENPHKKADMRRQDSRGNTVLHALVAIADNTRENTKFVTKMYDLLLLKCARLFPDSNLEAVLNNDGLSPLMMAAKTGKIGNRHEMLAVEPINELLRDKWRKFGAVSFYINVVSYLCAMVIFTLTAYYQPLEGTPPYPYHTTVDYLRLAGEIITLLTGVLFFFTNIKDLFMKKCPGVNSLFIDGSFQLLYFIYSVLVIVSAALYLAGIEAYLAVMVFALVLGWMNALYFTRGLKLTGTYSIMIQKILFKDLFRFLLVYLLFMIGYASALVSLLNPCANMKVCNEDQTNCTVPTYPSCRDSETFSTFLLDLFKLTIGIGDLEMLSSTKYPVVFIVLLVTYIILTFVLLLNMLIALMGETVGQVSKESKHIWKLQWATTILDIERSFPVFLRKAFRSGEMVTVGKSSDGTPDRRWCFRVDEVNWSHWNQNLGIINEDPGKSETYQYYGFSHTVGRLRRDRWSSVVPRVVELNKNSSPDEVVVPLDTVGNPSCDGPQQGYPPKWRTDDAPL; the protein is encoded by the exons ATGGCGGATCCCAGCGAAGGCCCCCACGCAGGGCCTGGGGAGGCGGCCGAGCCCCCTGGGGACGAGAGCAGCACCGCCGGCGGGGAGgccttccccctctcctccctggccAATCTGTTTGAGGGGGAGGATGGCTCTCCTTCGCCACCGGCCGATGCCGGTCGCCCCACTGGCCCAGGCGATGGGCGACCAAACCTGCGCATGAAGTTCCAGGGCGCCTTCCGCAAGGGGGTGCCCAACCCCATCGACCTGCTGGAGTCCACCCTGTATGAGTCCTCGGTGGTGCCTGGGCCCAAGAAAGCACCCATGGACTCGCTCTTTGACTACGGCACCTATCGTCACCACCCCAGTGACAACAAGCGATGGAGGAGGAAGGTCATAGA GAAGCAGCCGCAGAGCCCCAaagcccccgccccccagccgcCCCCCATCCTCAAAGTCTTCAACCGGCCCATCCTCTTTGACATCGTGTCCCGAGGCTCCACTGCTGACCTGGACGGGCTGCTCCCCTTCCTGCTGACCCACAAGAAGCGCCTGACTGACGAGGAGTTCCGGG AGCCATCCACGGGGAAGACCTGCCTGCCCAAGGCCCTGCTGAACCTGAGCAGCGGCCGCAACGACACGATCCCTGTGCTCCTGGACATCGCCGAGCGCACCGGCAACATGCGCGAGTTCATCAACTCGCCCTTCCGCGACATCTACTACCGAG GTCAGACCGCCCTGCACATCGCCATCGAGCGCCGCTGCAAGCACTACGTGGAGCTGCTGGTGGCCCAGGGAGCTGACGTCCATGCCCAGGCCCGTGGGCGCTTCTTCCAGCCCAAGGATGAGGGAGGCTACTTCTACTTCG GTGAGCTGCCCCTGTCGCTGGCCGCCTGCACCAACCAGCCCCACATCGTCAACTACCTGACCGAGAACCCGCACAAGAAGGCGGACATGCGGCGGCAAGACTCGCGCGGCAACACCGTGCTGCACGCGCTGGTGGCCATCGCCGACAACACCCGCGAGAACACCAAGTTCGTCACCAAGATGTATGACCTGCTGCTGCTCAAGTGCGCACGCCTCTTCCCCGACAGCAACCTGGAAGCCGTGCTCAACAACGACGGCCTCTCGCCCCTCATGATGGCCGCCAAGACCGGCAAGATTGGG AACCGCCACGAGATGCTGGCCGTGGAGCCCATCAACGAACTCCTGCGGGACAAGTGGCGCAAGTTCGGGGCCGTCTCCTTCTACATCAACGTGGTCTCCTACCTGTGCGCCATGGTCATCTTCACCCTCACCGCCTACTACCAGCCGCTGGAGGGCACC ccaccGTACCCTTACCACACCACGGTGGACTACCTGAGGCTGGCTGGCGAGATCATCACGCTCCTTACTGGGGTCCTCTTCTTCTTCACCAAC ATCAAAGACTTGTTCATGAAGAAATGCCCTGGGGTGAACTCTCTCTTCATCGATGGCTCCTTCCAGCTgctcta CTTCATCTACTCCGTGCTGGTGATCGTGTCTGCGGCCCTCTACCTGGCGGGCATCGAGGCCTACCTGGCCGTGATGGTCTTTGCCCTGGTCCTGGGCTGGATGAACGCCCTTTACTTCACCCGCGGGCTGAAGCTGACGGGGACCTACAGCATCATGATCCAGAAG ATCCTCTTCAAAGACCTCTTCCGCTTCCTGCTCGTCTACTTGCTCTTCATGATCGGCTACGCTTCAG CCCTGGTGTCCCTCCTGAACCCGTGCGCCAACATGAAGGTGTGCAACGAGGACCAGACCAACTGCACGGTGCCCACCTACCCCTCGTGCCGCGACAGCGAGACCTTCAGCACCTTCCTCCTGGACCTCTTCAAGCTGACCATTGGCATAGGCGACCTGGAGATGCTGAGCAGCACCAAGTACCCCGTGGTCTTCATCGTCCTGCTCGTCACCTACATCATCCTCACCTTCGTGCTGCTCCTCAACATGCTCATCGCGCTCATGGGGGAGACGGTGGGCCAGGTATCCAAGGAGAGCAAGCACATCTGGAAGCTGCAG tgggccaccaccatcctggaCATCGAGCGCTCCTTCCCCGTGTTCCTGAGGAAGGCCTTCCGCTCCGGGGAGATGGTCACCGTGGGCAAGAGCTCGGACGGCACCCCAGACCGCAGGTGGTGCTTCAG GGTGGACGAGGTGAACTGGTCGCACTGGAACCAGAACTTGGGCATCATCAACGAGGACCCCGGCAAGAGCGAGACCTACCAGTACTATGGCTTCTCGCACACCGTGGGCCGCCTCCGCAGGG ATCGCTGGTCCTCGGTGGTGCCCCGCGTGGTGGAGCTGAACAAGAACTCGAGCCCCGACGAGGTGGTGGTGCCTCTCGACACCGTGGGGAACCCCAGCTGCGACGGCCCCCAGCAGGGTTACCCCCCGAAGTGGAGGACTGACGACGCCCCCCTCTAG
- the TRPV4 gene encoding transient receptor potential cation channel subfamily V member 4 isoform X1, whose protein sequence is MADPSEGPHAGPGEAAEPPGDESSTAGGEAFPLSSLANLFEGEDGSPSPPADAGRPTGPGDGRPNLRMKFQGAFRKGVPNPIDLLESTLYESSVVPGPKKAPMDSLFDYGTYRHHPSDNKRWRRKVIEKQPQSPKAPAPQPPPILKVFNRPILFDIVSRGSTADLDGLLPFLLTHKKRLTDEEFREPSTGKTCLPKALLNLSSGRNDTIPVLLDIAERTGNMREFINSPFRDIYYRGQTALHIAIERRCKHYVELLVAQGADVHAQARGRFFQPKDEGGYFYFGELPLSLAACTNQPHIVNYLTENPHKKADMRRQDSRGNTVLHALVAIADNTRENTKFVTKMYDLLLLKCARLFPDSNLEAVLNNDGLSPLMMAAKTGKIGVFQHIIRREVTDEDTRHLSRKFKDWAYGPVYSSLYDLSSLDTCGEEASVLEILVYNSKIENRHEMLAVEPINELLRDKWRKFGAVSFYINVVSYLCAMVIFTLTAYYQPLEGTPPYPYHTTVDYLRLAGEIITLLTGVLFFFTNIKDLFMKKCPGVNSLFIDGSFQLLYFIYSVLVIVSAALYLAGIEAYLAVMVFALVLGWMNALYFTRGLKLTGTYSIMIQKILFKDLFRFLLVYLLFMIGYASALVSLLNPCANMKVCNEDQTNCTVPTYPSCRDSETFSTFLLDLFKLTIGIGDLEMLSSTKYPVVFIVLLVTYIILTFVLLLNMLIALMGETVGQVSKESKHIWKLQWATTILDIERSFPVFLRKAFRSGEMVTVGKSSDGTPDRRWCFRVDEVNWSHWNQNLGIINEDPGKSETYQYYGFSHTVGRLRRDRWSSVVPRVVELNKNSSPDEVVVPLDTVGNPSCDGPQQGYPPKWRTDDAPL, encoded by the exons ATGGCGGATCCCAGCGAAGGCCCCCACGCAGGGCCTGGGGAGGCGGCCGAGCCCCCTGGGGACGAGAGCAGCACCGCCGGCGGGGAGgccttccccctctcctccctggccAATCTGTTTGAGGGGGAGGATGGCTCTCCTTCGCCACCGGCCGATGCCGGTCGCCCCACTGGCCCAGGCGATGGGCGACCAAACCTGCGCATGAAGTTCCAGGGCGCCTTCCGCAAGGGGGTGCCCAACCCCATCGACCTGCTGGAGTCCACCCTGTATGAGTCCTCGGTGGTGCCTGGGCCCAAGAAAGCACCCATGGACTCGCTCTTTGACTACGGCACCTATCGTCACCACCCCAGTGACAACAAGCGATGGAGGAGGAAGGTCATAGA GAAGCAGCCGCAGAGCCCCAaagcccccgccccccagccgcCCCCCATCCTCAAAGTCTTCAACCGGCCCATCCTCTTTGACATCGTGTCCCGAGGCTCCACTGCTGACCTGGACGGGCTGCTCCCCTTCCTGCTGACCCACAAGAAGCGCCTGACTGACGAGGAGTTCCGGG AGCCATCCACGGGGAAGACCTGCCTGCCCAAGGCCCTGCTGAACCTGAGCAGCGGCCGCAACGACACGATCCCTGTGCTCCTGGACATCGCCGAGCGCACCGGCAACATGCGCGAGTTCATCAACTCGCCCTTCCGCGACATCTACTACCGAG GTCAGACCGCCCTGCACATCGCCATCGAGCGCCGCTGCAAGCACTACGTGGAGCTGCTGGTGGCCCAGGGAGCTGACGTCCATGCCCAGGCCCGTGGGCGCTTCTTCCAGCCCAAGGATGAGGGAGGCTACTTCTACTTCG GTGAGCTGCCCCTGTCGCTGGCCGCCTGCACCAACCAGCCCCACATCGTCAACTACCTGACCGAGAACCCGCACAAGAAGGCGGACATGCGGCGGCAAGACTCGCGCGGCAACACCGTGCTGCACGCGCTGGTGGCCATCGCCGACAACACCCGCGAGAACACCAAGTTCGTCACCAAGATGTATGACCTGCTGCTGCTCAAGTGCGCACGCCTCTTCCCCGACAGCAACCTGGAAGCCGTGCTCAACAACGACGGCCTCTCGCCCCTCATGATGGCCGCCAAGACCGGCAAGATTGGG GTCTTCCAGCACATCATCCGGCGGGAGGTGACAGACGAGGACACGCGACACCTGTCCCGCAAGTTCAAGGACTGGGCCTACGGGCCAGTGTACTCCTCGCTCTACGACCTCTCCTCCCTGGACACGTGTGGGGAAGAGGCCTCCGTGCTGGAAATCCTGGTGTATAACAGCAAGATCGAG AACCGCCACGAGATGCTGGCCGTGGAGCCCATCAACGAACTCCTGCGGGACAAGTGGCGCAAGTTCGGGGCCGTCTCCTTCTACATCAACGTGGTCTCCTACCTGTGCGCCATGGTCATCTTCACCCTCACCGCCTACTACCAGCCGCTGGAGGGCACC ccaccGTACCCTTACCACACCACGGTGGACTACCTGAGGCTGGCTGGCGAGATCATCACGCTCCTTACTGGGGTCCTCTTCTTCTTCACCAAC ATCAAAGACTTGTTCATGAAGAAATGCCCTGGGGTGAACTCTCTCTTCATCGATGGCTCCTTCCAGCTgctcta CTTCATCTACTCCGTGCTGGTGATCGTGTCTGCGGCCCTCTACCTGGCGGGCATCGAGGCCTACCTGGCCGTGATGGTCTTTGCCCTGGTCCTGGGCTGGATGAACGCCCTTTACTTCACCCGCGGGCTGAAGCTGACGGGGACCTACAGCATCATGATCCAGAAG ATCCTCTTCAAAGACCTCTTCCGCTTCCTGCTCGTCTACTTGCTCTTCATGATCGGCTACGCTTCAG CCCTGGTGTCCCTCCTGAACCCGTGCGCCAACATGAAGGTGTGCAACGAGGACCAGACCAACTGCACGGTGCCCACCTACCCCTCGTGCCGCGACAGCGAGACCTTCAGCACCTTCCTCCTGGACCTCTTCAAGCTGACCATTGGCATAGGCGACCTGGAGATGCTGAGCAGCACCAAGTACCCCGTGGTCTTCATCGTCCTGCTCGTCACCTACATCATCCTCACCTTCGTGCTGCTCCTCAACATGCTCATCGCGCTCATGGGGGAGACGGTGGGCCAGGTATCCAAGGAGAGCAAGCACATCTGGAAGCTGCAG tgggccaccaccatcctggaCATCGAGCGCTCCTTCCCCGTGTTCCTGAGGAAGGCCTTCCGCTCCGGGGAGATGGTCACCGTGGGCAAGAGCTCGGACGGCACCCCAGACCGCAGGTGGTGCTTCAG GGTGGACGAGGTGAACTGGTCGCACTGGAACCAGAACTTGGGCATCATCAACGAGGACCCCGGCAAGAGCGAGACCTACCAGTACTATGGCTTCTCGCACACCGTGGGCCGCCTCCGCAGGG ATCGCTGGTCCTCGGTGGTGCCCCGCGTGGTGGAGCTGAACAAGAACTCGAGCCCCGACGAGGTGGTGGTGCCTCTCGACACCGTGGGGAACCCCAGCTGCGACGGCCCCCAGCAGGGTTACCCCCCGAAGTGGAGGACTGACGACGCCCCCCTCTAG
- the TRPV4 gene encoding transient receptor potential cation channel subfamily V member 4 isoform X5 — protein sequence MADPSEGPHAGPGEAAEPPGDESSTAGGEAFPLSSLANLFEGEDGSPSPPADAGRPTGPGDGRPNLRMKFQGAFRKGVPNPIDLLESTLYESSVVPGPKKAPMDSLFDYGTYRHHPSDNKRWRRKVIEKQPQSPKAPAPQPPPILKVFNRPILFDIVSRGSTADLDGLLPFLLTHKKRLTDEEFREPSTGKTCLPKALLNLSSGRNDTIPVLLDIAERTGNMREFINSPFRDIYYRGELPLSLAACTNQPHIVNYLTENPHKKADMRRQDSRGNTVLHALVAIADNTRENTKFVTKMYDLLLLKCARLFPDSNLEAVLNNDGLSPLMMAAKTGKIGNRHEMLAVEPINELLRDKWRKFGAVSFYINVVSYLCAMVIFTLTAYYQPLEGTPPYPYHTTVDYLRLAGEIITLLTGVLFFFTNIKDLFMKKCPGVNSLFIDGSFQLLYFIYSVLVIVSAALYLAGIEAYLAVMVFALVLGWMNALYFTRGLKLTGTYSIMIQKILFKDLFRFLLVYLLFMIGYASALVSLLNPCANMKVCNEDQTNCTVPTYPSCRDSETFSTFLLDLFKLTIGIGDLEMLSSTKYPVVFIVLLVTYIILTFVLLLNMLIALMGETVGQVSKESKHIWKLQWATTILDIERSFPVFLRKAFRSGEMVTVGKSSDGTPDRRWCFRVDEVNWSHWNQNLGIINEDPGKSETYQYYGFSHTVGRLRRDRWSSVVPRVVELNKNSSPDEVVVPLDTVGNPSCDGPQQGYPPKWRTDDAPL from the exons ATGGCGGATCCCAGCGAAGGCCCCCACGCAGGGCCTGGGGAGGCGGCCGAGCCCCCTGGGGACGAGAGCAGCACCGCCGGCGGGGAGgccttccccctctcctccctggccAATCTGTTTGAGGGGGAGGATGGCTCTCCTTCGCCACCGGCCGATGCCGGTCGCCCCACTGGCCCAGGCGATGGGCGACCAAACCTGCGCATGAAGTTCCAGGGCGCCTTCCGCAAGGGGGTGCCCAACCCCATCGACCTGCTGGAGTCCACCCTGTATGAGTCCTCGGTGGTGCCTGGGCCCAAGAAAGCACCCATGGACTCGCTCTTTGACTACGGCACCTATCGTCACCACCCCAGTGACAACAAGCGATGGAGGAGGAAGGTCATAGA GAAGCAGCCGCAGAGCCCCAaagcccccgccccccagccgcCCCCCATCCTCAAAGTCTTCAACCGGCCCATCCTCTTTGACATCGTGTCCCGAGGCTCCACTGCTGACCTGGACGGGCTGCTCCCCTTCCTGCTGACCCACAAGAAGCGCCTGACTGACGAGGAGTTCCGGG AGCCATCCACGGGGAAGACCTGCCTGCCCAAGGCCCTGCTGAACCTGAGCAGCGGCCGCAACGACACGATCCCTGTGCTCCTGGACATCGCCGAGCGCACCGGCAACATGCGCGAGTTCATCAACTCGCCCTTCCGCGACATCTACTACCGAG GTGAGCTGCCCCTGTCGCTGGCCGCCTGCACCAACCAGCCCCACATCGTCAACTACCTGACCGAGAACCCGCACAAGAAGGCGGACATGCGGCGGCAAGACTCGCGCGGCAACACCGTGCTGCACGCGCTGGTGGCCATCGCCGACAACACCCGCGAGAACACCAAGTTCGTCACCAAGATGTATGACCTGCTGCTGCTCAAGTGCGCACGCCTCTTCCCCGACAGCAACCTGGAAGCCGTGCTCAACAACGACGGCCTCTCGCCCCTCATGATGGCCGCCAAGACCGGCAAGATTGGG AACCGCCACGAGATGCTGGCCGTGGAGCCCATCAACGAACTCCTGCGGGACAAGTGGCGCAAGTTCGGGGCCGTCTCCTTCTACATCAACGTGGTCTCCTACCTGTGCGCCATGGTCATCTTCACCCTCACCGCCTACTACCAGCCGCTGGAGGGCACC ccaccGTACCCTTACCACACCACGGTGGACTACCTGAGGCTGGCTGGCGAGATCATCACGCTCCTTACTGGGGTCCTCTTCTTCTTCACCAAC ATCAAAGACTTGTTCATGAAGAAATGCCCTGGGGTGAACTCTCTCTTCATCGATGGCTCCTTCCAGCTgctcta CTTCATCTACTCCGTGCTGGTGATCGTGTCTGCGGCCCTCTACCTGGCGGGCATCGAGGCCTACCTGGCCGTGATGGTCTTTGCCCTGGTCCTGGGCTGGATGAACGCCCTTTACTTCACCCGCGGGCTGAAGCTGACGGGGACCTACAGCATCATGATCCAGAAG ATCCTCTTCAAAGACCTCTTCCGCTTCCTGCTCGTCTACTTGCTCTTCATGATCGGCTACGCTTCAG CCCTGGTGTCCCTCCTGAACCCGTGCGCCAACATGAAGGTGTGCAACGAGGACCAGACCAACTGCACGGTGCCCACCTACCCCTCGTGCCGCGACAGCGAGACCTTCAGCACCTTCCTCCTGGACCTCTTCAAGCTGACCATTGGCATAGGCGACCTGGAGATGCTGAGCAGCACCAAGTACCCCGTGGTCTTCATCGTCCTGCTCGTCACCTACATCATCCTCACCTTCGTGCTGCTCCTCAACATGCTCATCGCGCTCATGGGGGAGACGGTGGGCCAGGTATCCAAGGAGAGCAAGCACATCTGGAAGCTGCAG tgggccaccaccatcctggaCATCGAGCGCTCCTTCCCCGTGTTCCTGAGGAAGGCCTTCCGCTCCGGGGAGATGGTCACCGTGGGCAAGAGCTCGGACGGCACCCCAGACCGCAGGTGGTGCTTCAG GGTGGACGAGGTGAACTGGTCGCACTGGAACCAGAACTTGGGCATCATCAACGAGGACCCCGGCAAGAGCGAGACCTACCAGTACTATGGCTTCTCGCACACCGTGGGCCGCCTCCGCAGGG ATCGCTGGTCCTCGGTGGTGCCCCGCGTGGTGGAGCTGAACAAGAACTCGAGCCCCGACGAGGTGGTGGTGCCTCTCGACACCGTGGGGAACCCCAGCTGCGACGGCCCCCAGCAGGGTTACCCCCCGAAGTGGAGGACTGACGACGCCCCCCTCTAG
- the TRPV4 gene encoding transient receptor potential cation channel subfamily V member 4 isoform X2 — translation MADPSEGPHAGPGEAAEPPGDESSTAGDGRPNLRMKFQGAFRKGVPNPIDLLESTLYESSVVPGPKKAPMDSLFDYGTYRHHPSDNKRWRRKVIEKQPQSPKAPAPQPPPILKVFNRPILFDIVSRGSTADLDGLLPFLLTHKKRLTDEEFREPSTGKTCLPKALLNLSSGRNDTIPVLLDIAERTGNMREFINSPFRDIYYRGQTALHIAIERRCKHYVELLVAQGADVHAQARGRFFQPKDEGGYFYFGELPLSLAACTNQPHIVNYLTENPHKKADMRRQDSRGNTVLHALVAIADNTRENTKFVTKMYDLLLLKCARLFPDSNLEAVLNNDGLSPLMMAAKTGKIGVFQHIIRREVTDEDTRHLSRKFKDWAYGPVYSSLYDLSSLDTCGEEASVLEILVYNSKIENRHEMLAVEPINELLRDKWRKFGAVSFYINVVSYLCAMVIFTLTAYYQPLEGTPPYPYHTTVDYLRLAGEIITLLTGVLFFFTNIKDLFMKKCPGVNSLFIDGSFQLLYFIYSVLVIVSAALYLAGIEAYLAVMVFALVLGWMNALYFTRGLKLTGTYSIMIQKILFKDLFRFLLVYLLFMIGYASALVSLLNPCANMKVCNEDQTNCTVPTYPSCRDSETFSTFLLDLFKLTIGIGDLEMLSSTKYPVVFIVLLVTYIILTFVLLLNMLIALMGETVGQVSKESKHIWKLQWATTILDIERSFPVFLRKAFRSGEMVTVGKSSDGTPDRRWCFRVDEVNWSHWNQNLGIINEDPGKSETYQYYGFSHTVGRLRRDRWSSVVPRVVELNKNSSPDEVVVPLDTVGNPSCDGPQQGYPPKWRTDDAPL, via the exons ATGGCGGATCCCAGCGAAGGCCCCCACGCAGGGCCTGGGGAGGCGGCCGAGCCCCCTGGGGACGAGAGCAGCACCGCCG GCGATGGGCGACCAAACCTGCGCATGAAGTTCCAGGGCGCCTTCCGCAAGGGGGTGCCCAACCCCATCGACCTGCTGGAGTCCACCCTGTATGAGTCCTCGGTGGTGCCTGGGCCCAAGAAAGCACCCATGGACTCGCTCTTTGACTACGGCACCTATCGTCACCACCCCAGTGACAACAAGCGATGGAGGAGGAAGGTCATAGA GAAGCAGCCGCAGAGCCCCAaagcccccgccccccagccgcCCCCCATCCTCAAAGTCTTCAACCGGCCCATCCTCTTTGACATCGTGTCCCGAGGCTCCACTGCTGACCTGGACGGGCTGCTCCCCTTCCTGCTGACCCACAAGAAGCGCCTGACTGACGAGGAGTTCCGGG AGCCATCCACGGGGAAGACCTGCCTGCCCAAGGCCCTGCTGAACCTGAGCAGCGGCCGCAACGACACGATCCCTGTGCTCCTGGACATCGCCGAGCGCACCGGCAACATGCGCGAGTTCATCAACTCGCCCTTCCGCGACATCTACTACCGAG GTCAGACCGCCCTGCACATCGCCATCGAGCGCCGCTGCAAGCACTACGTGGAGCTGCTGGTGGCCCAGGGAGCTGACGTCCATGCCCAGGCCCGTGGGCGCTTCTTCCAGCCCAAGGATGAGGGAGGCTACTTCTACTTCG GTGAGCTGCCCCTGTCGCTGGCCGCCTGCACCAACCAGCCCCACATCGTCAACTACCTGACCGAGAACCCGCACAAGAAGGCGGACATGCGGCGGCAAGACTCGCGCGGCAACACCGTGCTGCACGCGCTGGTGGCCATCGCCGACAACACCCGCGAGAACACCAAGTTCGTCACCAAGATGTATGACCTGCTGCTGCTCAAGTGCGCACGCCTCTTCCCCGACAGCAACCTGGAAGCCGTGCTCAACAACGACGGCCTCTCGCCCCTCATGATGGCCGCCAAGACCGGCAAGATTGGG GTCTTCCAGCACATCATCCGGCGGGAGGTGACAGACGAGGACACGCGACACCTGTCCCGCAAGTTCAAGGACTGGGCCTACGGGCCAGTGTACTCCTCGCTCTACGACCTCTCCTCCCTGGACACGTGTGGGGAAGAGGCCTCCGTGCTGGAAATCCTGGTGTATAACAGCAAGATCGAG AACCGCCACGAGATGCTGGCCGTGGAGCCCATCAACGAACTCCTGCGGGACAAGTGGCGCAAGTTCGGGGCCGTCTCCTTCTACATCAACGTGGTCTCCTACCTGTGCGCCATGGTCATCTTCACCCTCACCGCCTACTACCAGCCGCTGGAGGGCACC ccaccGTACCCTTACCACACCACGGTGGACTACCTGAGGCTGGCTGGCGAGATCATCACGCTCCTTACTGGGGTCCTCTTCTTCTTCACCAAC ATCAAAGACTTGTTCATGAAGAAATGCCCTGGGGTGAACTCTCTCTTCATCGATGGCTCCTTCCAGCTgctcta CTTCATCTACTCCGTGCTGGTGATCGTGTCTGCGGCCCTCTACCTGGCGGGCATCGAGGCCTACCTGGCCGTGATGGTCTTTGCCCTGGTCCTGGGCTGGATGAACGCCCTTTACTTCACCCGCGGGCTGAAGCTGACGGGGACCTACAGCATCATGATCCAGAAG ATCCTCTTCAAAGACCTCTTCCGCTTCCTGCTCGTCTACTTGCTCTTCATGATCGGCTACGCTTCAG CCCTGGTGTCCCTCCTGAACCCGTGCGCCAACATGAAGGTGTGCAACGAGGACCAGACCAACTGCACGGTGCCCACCTACCCCTCGTGCCGCGACAGCGAGACCTTCAGCACCTTCCTCCTGGACCTCTTCAAGCTGACCATTGGCATAGGCGACCTGGAGATGCTGAGCAGCACCAAGTACCCCGTGGTCTTCATCGTCCTGCTCGTCACCTACATCATCCTCACCTTCGTGCTGCTCCTCAACATGCTCATCGCGCTCATGGGGGAGACGGTGGGCCAGGTATCCAAGGAGAGCAAGCACATCTGGAAGCTGCAG tgggccaccaccatcctggaCATCGAGCGCTCCTTCCCCGTGTTCCTGAGGAAGGCCTTCCGCTCCGGGGAGATGGTCACCGTGGGCAAGAGCTCGGACGGCACCCCAGACCGCAGGTGGTGCTTCAG GGTGGACGAGGTGAACTGGTCGCACTGGAACCAGAACTTGGGCATCATCAACGAGGACCCCGGCAAGAGCGAGACCTACCAGTACTATGGCTTCTCGCACACCGTGGGCCGCCTCCGCAGGG ATCGCTGGTCCTCGGTGGTGCCCCGCGTGGTGGAGCTGAACAAGAACTCGAGCCCCGACGAGGTGGTGGTGCCTCTCGACACCGTGGGGAACCCCAGCTGCGACGGCCCCCAGCAGGGTTACCCCCCGAAGTGGAGGACTGACGACGCCCCCCTCTAG